The Pontibacter pudoricolor genome contains a region encoding:
- the rpoN gene encoding RNA polymerase factor sigma-54, which produces MQRLDLRQLLQQKLSPQQIQFIKLLQIPTAELEMRIKEELEINPALEEGNNEPEDQFNDSETDEYGDNDDDYGKDDIDINDYLNDDEISGYKMQGDRGGEDEDDREMPIAVASSLTDQLMDQLGFLDLDDKQHIIGMQLIGSIDNDGYIRRDLSAIANDLAFSQNIETSVEEIEEVLHMIQTFDPAGIAARDLPECLLLQLHRRDQDEITILAERILEDAFDEFTKKHYQKIQSKFSVSEDELKKAIDVITRLNPKPGGAGAGMTRIQYIIPDFILTNNNGQLELSLNSRNAPDLRISRSYADMFDAYDKSDKKDKKLKETVTFVKQKLDAAKWFIDAIRQRQNTLLRTMESIIKYQHNFFLEGDESELRPMILKDIAEDIGMDISTVSRVANSKAVQTEFGIYPLKYFFSEGIATDSGEDASSREVKHILKEIIEGESKRKPLSDEKIEQILNEKGYNIARRTVAKYREQLNIPVARLRKEL; this is translated from the coding sequence ATGCAGCGTCTCGACTTAAGACAACTTTTACAGCAGAAGCTATCGCCGCAGCAGATACAATTTATCAAGCTGTTGCAGATACCTACGGCCGAGCTGGAGATGCGCATTAAAGAAGAACTGGAAATAAACCCTGCCCTGGAAGAAGGCAATAACGAGCCCGAGGACCAGTTCAACGACTCTGAAACGGACGAGTACGGCGATAATGACGATGATTACGGCAAAGACGACATTGACATTAACGACTACCTGAACGACGACGAGATAAGCGGCTATAAAATGCAGGGCGACCGTGGCGGCGAAGACGAAGATGACCGCGAAATGCCGATTGCCGTTGCTTCATCGCTTACCGATCAGCTGATGGACCAGTTGGGCTTCCTGGACCTGGATGACAAGCAGCATATTATTGGCATGCAGCTTATAGGCAGTATAGATAACGATGGCTATATCCGTCGCGACCTGAGCGCTATTGCCAACGACCTGGCTTTTTCGCAGAACATTGAGACCAGCGTGGAGGAGATAGAAGAAGTGCTGCACATGATCCAGACCTTTGACCCCGCCGGTATTGCTGCGCGCGATCTGCCGGAGTGTTTGCTGCTGCAACTGCACCGCCGCGACCAGGACGAGATAACCATACTTGCCGAGCGCATTTTAGAAGATGCCTTCGATGAGTTTACCAAAAAGCATTACCAGAAAATACAGTCTAAGTTTAGCGTATCGGAAGATGAGCTGAAGAAGGCCATAGACGTAATTACCAGACTGAACCCGAAGCCAGGTGGCGCCGGAGCCGGCATGACGCGTATTCAGTACATCATCCCGGACTTTATACTGACCAACAATAACGGCCAGCTGGAGCTTTCGCTTAACTCACGCAACGCCCCGGACCTGCGCATCAGCCGCTCGTATGCCGATATGTTTGATGCTTATGATAAGTCAGACAAAAAGGATAAGAAGCTAAAGGAGACCGTAACATTTGTGAAGCAGAAACTGGATGCCGCCAAGTGGTTTATAGATGCCATTCGCCAGCGCCAGAACACACTGCTGCGCACTATGGAGTCCATCATCAAGTATCAGCACAATTTCTTTCTGGAAGGTGATGAAAGCGAATTGCGCCCGATGATATTGAAAGATATTGCCGAAGATATTGGCATGGACATCAGTACCGTAAGCCGCGTGGCCAACAGCAAAGCCGTGCAAACCGAGTTTGGTATTTATCCGCTCAAGTATTTCTTCTCAGAAGGTATCGCTACCGACTCTGGCGAAGATGCCAGCAGCCGTGAAGTAAAGCATATTCTGAAAGAGATTATTGAAGGCGAAAGCAAGCGCAAGCCCCTGTCGGATGAAAAGATAGAGCAGATACTGAACGAAAAAGGCTACAACATTGCCCGCCGCACCGTTGCCAAATACCGCGAGCAGCTTAATATACCGGTAGCCCGACTACGCAAAGAACTATAG